The Vitis vinifera cultivar Pinot Noir 40024 chromosome 7, ASM3070453v1 genomic interval TTACCTTTGTCCTCCATTCTCAACTGTTTCATCACCTTCAACTGTTGATGCTAAACATATATACACGTGTGGATTGGTCACTAAACTGAAACATGTTTGTcaagtcttcatcatttttcaatggttGAAGTGCATATAGATCAAATGGGAGAGTGTACGAAAATGTTGGTCCCACTATATCGATGCTCATTTTCCCACAAATCCTTGAATCATTATATGTCATTGATCGTTCTAACATTATACTCTCTCGTCTCCCACCCATATATTCCACACTGCCATGTTCACCCCTTACTAGCTCTCTTCCAATCTACAGATAATAGTAAATTGTATTACTTGGATCCATTTAAATGATACTCGATCATGTGTAGCCCCTGTTTAGAAACATGAACCTTTAGTCAAGTTGAAACaattaactaattttttaataacactGCCTAAACCAAATTACTTATAACAAAACTGATTATCATGCTTATGACCATCATATATTCATACATCATTTATCTTTGGAACTTTACAAGTGAGCTtcatttacatttcatggtcTTCAATTAATGTTGTAAATATGGACTTGCATAGAGTATACTTAACATTAAACAATgcaattattctattttatttggtAGTAATTTGTTATGTTATATAAGTTGGGAAGTGAACCTCTCAATTCATGGCCCAACCATTGTTTTTGTAACTTTTCAAGCTAAATTGTGCTAATGGCCCTGTCTTCGGGCCAACCCCTGAAACAATAGgtctttctttattttgtctACTCCCTAGATTAGACCACAACAATGTTTACAACTAAGGGCCTACCTCCAAACAAATGGGTTAACCTCTAATTACTTACTGCAACCTCttacaaaaacaattatttcaTCCAAATGTCATTACCTGAATTACGATCAACACCTTCATCCAAGGGTAGACCCCTATTATGACCATTACACAcatataaacaaaacaaatttcatatttgtggtTGTGAGCATCAGATTTCCACCTAAGGCTCCACTACTATTTTCCCTAATTCCAACATAAATTCATGTCTGCTTTActacatttgttttattttctttttcaattcaaccctcattcattacaaattcaaaacttttatgaagaaatttattcaaactttactcccaatcatttttaaaattcgtACTCATCTACTCATGACTAAACATGAATTCTTTTCCTATGCATTAAATTCACCAATTAAcaactatataaaaaaactcaacCTACTCATTTTAGAATCCCATATAAACAAcattaaacaacaaaacatcTTGAATCCCATATAAAAATTGTATTCCCTTCTCATTCAAtagtcatatttttcttctcttttctataTTCTTCCCAACAACCATATACAACACAAACACAACAAttcagaaaataaaacaaaatcaatatagTTTACcaccatttcattttcttatcatttatcaaattttaaaccatatttcatttcaaataaaccctaaataaattaaaatataaaattgaataatattaaTGAACATTCAACATGTACAAATATGCAATGTAATCAAGTTTAAATCACAACATTCCAAAAATCACATAACTATAACAATATTCAAATctcaaagaatcaaaatgacaaatcaaaataaatagttattataaaatttaataaaatacatatattatcTGGAAAAACCCTTACTTTATAAGTTAAATGCAACTACAATATTTCATTGCTTTGTTCCCTCTTTCTCTCAattgctttctttctctttttcaacGTAAAAGCAAAAGAGGAAGTATAGGCAGGGAAGAAATGACTTTGTCGATGTTGAAATGAGAAGAAGGAAAGAGGTTATTTGTCTACCTAGGCTTTGTTAGGGGTTTCACACTTGGACTTTTGTTTTCGAATTGAtgtttggtgggaaaatgatgATGTCGTCTTTCTTATGGTGATGGAGgagaaataaaataagggaTCATGTTTGGAGGTTCGTTTGGGGTTGATGGGTTATGACAAATTGAGAAGCTACCGGATTTTTTATGGATCATTCCGCCTTGTGATGGGTTGTGCTTGTGACCGAAGAAGAAAGAACATGGGTTTTTGGTGTTAGGGTTTGGTTGAAGAGAGAAGAAGACATTTGGgggtaaatatgttttaaaaaatcaattcatgTGAAGTGTCTAGTTTGATGATGACATGTACATGAGCCTTGTCATCAGCTTTAGTAGGTGGCTGACTTGGACCTTGCTTACGTGACTTTTCCAAGTGGGTGATCCAACTAGGAGAGCTGTCAAAGTGGGCATTTTTGGAAGGGTCTCAACATTATTATTACAGTGTATGgaaaaacatttattttccccaaaatccactaaatttcaaaagtaaaaaacaaagtttCTAAAAGGCAAAATTTTGGTATTTAGTGTATGGTTAGATAAATTTCCTAGAAAAAAAGGCAAATAGAGCTGCAGGCTATAGGTTCAAACTATGTTTCAAATGATACCAAATCAGCTTCTGTTGTGCTTTGAAAAAGATTACCTTGAGGGAAACCTAGTTGACTCTATATCTAATAAATCTATGGTGGCAATACAAATCAATCTAGACAAATTGCTGATAGGTTAGGACAACAACTTCTGGTCTCTAGGTTTCCTGTCACCCCTTGAAATTCTCTTCTTTACCGACCTTCCGTCTCTGAAATAGTTACATATCCAGAACAACTCTCTGGCCTGCCTTTGTGTGAATCTAGCTCTGACACTTTATGATGAGTGGAAAATGCGGGTAGATTTGGGTTTGGTAGGGGCACAGTTTCGTTGGTGAGCATGGAGATAACAGCTGACATTGTAGGCCTATCTGCTGCGCTCTCCTGTACGCACAAGAGAGCAATATGAATGCATCTCAACATTTGGGTTGTTGAGTAGGAATCCTCCAGCATTGGATCCACTAGCTCCAAGCTAGTACCTTCTTTCCATAGATCCCAAGCCTGTTTCCAGTTCATTTAGGGTTGATTTACTTATGAGGTTagtatgaaaattttggaaggatacaCCGGGTGCTGTTGAAAATAATGTAGAGACAAATATGAGATATAGCATACTCACGTATACTGCCAGGTTTATGGCAAAGGCACCGTGGTTATGATGAAAGCTTTTGTTCTTTCGGCCGCTCACAATCTCCAACAGTAGGACCCCAAAGCTATAAACATCTGATTTCACCGAGAAAATTCCTTCCATGGCATACTCGGGTGGCATGTAACCACTGCATCCATAGTAGAAGGTTTAGTACATTAGACTGAAAAAGAAAGTTGATAGATAAAGAAAAGTCATGCTTACTATGTTCCAACTATCCTATTTGTATTTGCTTCCGATGCATTTCGCCCAAAAGTTCTGGCCATGCCAAAATCAGAAATTTTCGGGTTCAAGTCATGATCAAGTAGGATGTTACTTGCTTTTAGATCTCTATGAATAATTCTTAGTCTTGAATATTTATGCAAGTAAAGAAGTCCTTGTGCAATCCCCTCAATGATATTGTGACGTCTTTTCCAGTCCAATATCTTTCTTCTAGCAGGATCTGAAAATTTGGGTGAACACAACACACAGCTAGTAAATTGtttcaagcaaaaaaaaaaagataagaacATAAGGAAAAGTCATGCagataaaaggaagaaaaaaagggaagtaTTCAAACCAAAGAGGAAGAAGTCCAAGCTTTTGTTGGGCATGAACTCATAGATTAACATCTTTTCTTCTCCCTTGATGCAGCAACCCAGAAGTCTAACAAGATTCATGTGTTGGAGTTTGACGATCAGTCTAATCTCATTTTTAAACTCCACCAATCCTTGGCTGGAGCCCCTTGAAAGTCTCTTCACTGCTATTTCTTGCCCCTCAGGTAATTTCCCCTGCAAAAATAATCCACAATCCACAATCCACAATCCAAAAGGAAGCTTTAATTGGGGTACTTAAAACAAAGAATGTCCTATTCCTATTACATGCCATGgattaatgaaataataatatttacttTATAAACCTGGCCAAAACCACCCTCTCCAAGTTTATTTTCAGATGAAAAGTTATTCGTGGCAGCCACAATAGAATCAAAACTGAACAGTTTAAGATCATGAGCCCCCCTCTTTCCATCATGTTCAACATCTTTTGAATCACTAAAGCTGTTTGAAGTTGTCAATTCAAGCAGCGCAGCTTCCTCCATTTCTCTCTCCCCTGTTATACCACAAGTCACAAGTTCAATCCAACCCATTAACAAATGGCATTACTATCATCAACAAAAGTTCAAATAAAATACTACCTCTGAATTTTCTCCTTGAATAGTATAAGGAGCCCGTAAGTAACAAGACCACAAGTACCAACAAGACCACAAGTACCACTCCTGCAATAATGACCCATATCCACCAACTGCTCCCTGCATAGATAGAAGTTGATAAATTTTGTGGTTAGAGCAGAACTGAGTGAAGGAGGGTCTTTTATGGTCATGATATAGCTCCTCTAAtggtattttgaatttttgatcACCTATTAGGGTtgtaaattcaataaaaatgttGGATTCATCAACTACTTTGCTTTGGTTACTTTCAGGAATGCAAAAATATAGAGAGACTCTTACCCGTAACTCGTGATGAGGATAAAACATAGAGCTCCTCCTGATTTGCGTCATCCTTGAGGGCTTGTGCAAATTTTGTACTCCAAAACCGACATCCAGTTCCGTTAGTGTATAAACTATTATAAGCAGTACAAGAACAATCATTCCAGCATAAAGCCTTACAATCCCTAAGGCCCAAGCtcgatttttcttttattgatgatgGTGATCCTGATATGAGAACCGATTGCTTCATGAATCCGTCTTTTCTAGACCTGCAAGTGGGTGGGTTTTGCACTGCACACCCTGGATATTCTTCATACCTAGCGCACTGATCGTCCAGCACAAATACGGGTCTACTAGTGTCAAAAAGTCCCCCTTCCGAGGTCAATACCCAGTCTGAAACAACTCCTTCTGGAACTGAATAGCTAAAGTAAATCTCGTTTGCATTCGAAACACTGTTAAAACTGTAGATGTTATTGAAAGTGTCAG includes:
- the LOC100253540 gene encoding G-type lectin S-receptor-like serine/threonine-protein kinase At1g67520 isoform X2 → MESSMCLSSAILSLCLSCMWLGVVPSISSAQTDTIKPGEELQFSEKLLVSAKGTFTLGFFSLESGSYLGIWYTTDDYHKKVWVANRDKAISGTDANLTLDADGKLMITHSGGDPIVLNSNQAARNSTATLLDSGNFVLEEFNSDGSLKEKLWASFDNPTDTLLPGMKLGINLKTGRNWSLASWISEQVPAPGTFTLEWNGTQLVMKRRGGTYWSSGTLKDRSFEFIPWLMSSDTFNNIYSFNSVSNANEIYFSYSVPEGVVSDWVLTSEGGLFDTSRPVFVLDDQCARYEEYPGCAVQNPPTCRSRKDGFMKQSVLISGSPSSIKEKSSLGLRDCKALCWNDCSCTAYNSLYTNGTGCRFWSTKFAQALKDDANQEELYVLSSSRVTGSSWWIWVIIAGVVLVVLLVLVVLLLTGSLYYSRRKFRGEREMEEAALLELTTSNSFSDSKDVEHDGKRGAHDLKLFSFDSIVAATNNFSSENKLGEGGFGQVYKGKLPEGQEIAVKRLSRGSSQGLVEFKNEIRLIVKLQHMNLVRLLGCCIKGEEKMLIYEFMPNKSLDFFLFDPARRKILDWKRRHNIIEGIAQGLLYLHKYSRLRIIHRDLKASNILLDHDLNPKISDFGMARTFGRNASEANTNRIVGTYGYMPPEYAMEGIFSVKSDVYSFGVLLLEIVSGRKNKSFHHNHGAFAINLAVYGLHMIEYHLNGSK
- the LOC100253540 gene encoding G-type lectin S-receptor-like serine/threonine-protein kinase At1g67520 isoform X1, encoding MESSMCLSSAILSLCLSCMWLGVVPSISSAQTDTIKPGEELQFSEKLLVSAKGTFTLGFFSLESGSYLGIWYTTDDYHKKVWVANRDKAISGTDANLTLDADGKLMITHSGGDPIVLNSNQAARNSTATLLDSGNFVLEEFNSDGSLKEKLWASFDNPTDTLLPGMKLGINLKTGRNWSLASWISEQVPAPGTFTLEWNGTQLVMKRRGGTYWSSGTLKDRSFEFIPWLMSSDTFNNIYSFNSVSNANEIYFSYSVPEGVVSDWVLTSEGGLFDTSRPVFVLDDQCARYEEYPGCAVQNPPTCRSRKDGFMKQSVLISGSPSSIKEKSSLGLRDCKALCWNDCSCTAYNSLYTNGTGCRFWSTKFAQALKDDANQEELYVLSSSRVTGSSWWIWVIIAGVVLVVLLVLVVLLLTGSLYYSRRKFRGEREMEEAALLELTTSNSFSDSKDVEHDGKRGAHDLKLFSFDSIVAATNNFSSENKLGEGGFGQVYKGKLPEGQEIAVKRLSRGSSQGLVEFKNEIRLIVKLQHMNLVRLLGCCIKGEEKMLIYEFMPNKSLDFFLFDPARRKILDWKRRHNIIEGIAQGLLYLHKYSRLRIIHRDLKASNILLDHDLNPKISDFGMARTFGRNASEANTNRIVGTYGYMPPEYAMEGIFSVKSDVYSFGVLLLEIVSGRKNKSFHHNHGAFAINLAVYAWDLWKEGTSLELVDPMLEDSYSTTQMLRCIHIALLCVQESAADRPTMSAVISMLTNETVPLPNPNLPAFSTHHKVSELDSHKGRPESCSGYVTISETEGR